Proteins from a single region of Callithrix jacchus isolate 240 chromosome 12, calJac240_pri, whole genome shotgun sequence:
- the LOC108594050 gene encoding uncharacterized protein LOC108594050 isoform X9: MRVPWLLFWLLLLGFPSHQSTPEAKNLDIPALRQEKQRHCIFRMPKHTTSHANNMRQAISFPPDYLYPWHGFLGVLWMLLTIVFLGVSTVGLFLRKITFCRCAQALDRELAESKAAYKRHRWRMRKKKRVPGRHMSEEPAQKRLCLKNAFWRDSGPHSVPMRNSSCVPSEITEKTKVNMAAAQRHHCSALPCSPYLMADPSGPLMACPSPPPSGCHLGAPPFPSAKGVLGPLITPQLQCPLGPLPASSDGEFSRPQTPTPACLLAALPPSSANDFLSLYTIPPECLCTPLPASSDDEFSRPQTPTPECLLAALPPSSANDFLGLYTIPPECLCTPLPASSDDEFSRPQTPTPECLLAALPPSSANDFLGLYTIPPECLCTPLPASSDDEFSRPQTPTPECLLAALPPSSANDFLGLYTIPPECLCTPLPASSDDEFSRPQTPTPECLLASLPPSSANDFLGLYTIPPECLCTPLPASSDDEF, encoded by the exons ATGCGGGTGCCGTGGCTGCTCTTTTGGCTCCTCCTGCTGGGGTTTCCCAGCCATCAATCCACCCCT GAAGCAAAAAATTTGGATATCCCTGCTTTAcgtcaagaaaaacaaagacactgTATCTTTAGAATGCCTAAACACACTACCAGCCATGCAAATAACATGAGACAG GCCATCAGTTTTCCACCTGATTATCTGTATCCTTGGCATGGCTTTCTTGGCGTTCTGTGGATGCTTTTAACTATTGTGTTTCTGGGAGTTTCTACCGTTGGCCTTTTCCTCCGAAAAATTACCTTCTGT CGCTGTGCTCAAGCCTTGGACAGGGAGCTGGCAGAGAGCAAGGCTGCCTACAAGCGGCACAG atggagaatgaggaaaaagaagagagtgCCAGGGAGACACATGAGTGAGGAGCCAGCCCAGAAACGCCTGTGCCTGAAGAACGCTTTCTGGCGAG ATTCAGGACCTCATTCGGTTCCCATGAGGAACAGCAGCTGCGTCCCAAGTGAAATCACAGAGAAGACAAAG GTTAACATGGCTGCAGCACAGCGTCATCACTGCTCAGCATTGCCCTGCTCACCCTACCTCATGGCTGACCCTTCAGGACCACTGATGGCTTGCCCGTCACCTCCTCCATCTGGGTGTCATCTGGGAGCTCCACCATTCCCATCAGCTAAAGGTGTTCTGGGACCTCTGATAACTCCTCAACTCCAGTGTCCACTAGGACCTCTGCCAGCTTCGTCAGATGGTGAGTTTTCGAGACCACAGACACCTACACCCGCATGTCTTCTGGCTGCTTTACCACCTTCTTCAGCCAATGATTTTCTGAGCTTATACACAATTCCACCTGAGTGTCTATGCACACCTCTGCCAGCTTCGTCAGATGATGAGTTCTCGAGACCACAGACACCTACACCTGAATGTCTTCTGGCAGCTTTACCACCTTCTTCAGCCAATGATTTCCTCGGCTTATACACAATTCCACCTGAGTGTCTATGCACGCCTCTGCCAGCTTCGTCAGATGATGAGTTCTCGAGACCACAGACACCTACACCTGAATGTCTTCTGGCAGCTTTACCACCTTCTTCAGCCAATGATTTCCTCGGCTTATACACAATTCCACCTGAGTGTCTATGCACGCCTCTGCCAGCTTCGTCAGATGATGAGTTCTCGAGACCACAGACACCTACACCTGAATGTCTTCTGGCAGCTTTACCACCTTCTTCAGCCAATGATTTCCTCGGCTTATACACAATTCCACCTGAGTGTCTATGCACGCCTCTGCCAGCTTCGTCAGATGATGAGTTCTCGAGACCACAGACACCTACTCCTGAGTGTCTTCTAGCTTCTTTACCACCTTCTTCAGCCAATGATTTTCTCGGCTTATACACAATTCCACCTGAGTGTCTATGCACGCCTCTGCCAGCTTCGTCCGATGATGAGTTTTAG
- the LOC108594050 gene encoding uncharacterized protein LOC108594050 isoform X2 has translation MRLRLKKKTQPRLTMRNPGSSGRKEPPRSRDRELAGKTRNQEAKNLDIPALRQEKQRHCIFRMPKHTTSHANNMRQAISFPPDYLYPWHGFLGVLWMLLTIVFLGVSTVGLFLRKITFCRCAQALDRELAESKAAYKRHRWRMRKKKRVPGRHMSEEPAQKRLCLKNAFWRGGSSREGSRLVSAAGPTCPASPFGDSGPHSVPMRNSSCVPSEITEKTKVNMAAAQRHHCSALPCSPYLMADPSGPLMACPSPPPSGCHLGAPPFPSAKGVLGPLITPQLQCPLGPLPASSDGEFSRPQTPTPACLLAALPPSSANDFLSLYTIPPECLCTPLPASSDDEFSRPQTPTPECLLAALPPSSANDFLGLYTIPPECLCTPLPASSDDEFSRPQTPTPECLLAALPPSSANDFLGLYTIPPECLCTPLPASSDDEFSRPQTPTPECLLAALPPSSANDFLGLYTIPPECLCTPLPASSDDEFSRPQTPTPECLLASLPPSSANDFLGLYTIPPECLCTPLPASSDDEF, from the exons atgagactccgtctcaaaaaaaagacacag CCAAGACTGACCATGAGAAACCCTGGAAGCTCAGGAAGGAAGGAGCCACCCAGGAGCAGGGACAGGGAGCTGGCGGGGAAGACCAGAAATCAG GAAGCAAAAAATTTGGATATCCCTGCTTTAcgtcaagaaaaacaaagacactgTATCTTTAGAATGCCTAAACACACTACCAGCCATGCAAATAACATGAGACAG GCCATCAGTTTTCCACCTGATTATCTGTATCCTTGGCATGGCTTTCTTGGCGTTCTGTGGATGCTTTTAACTATTGTGTTTCTGGGAGTTTCTACCGTTGGCCTTTTCCTCCGAAAAATTACCTTCTGT CGCTGTGCTCAAGCCTTGGACAGGGAGCTGGCAGAGAGCAAGGCTGCCTACAAGCGGCACAG atggagaatgaggaaaaagaagagagtgCCAGGGAGACACATGAGTGAGGAGCCAGCCCAGAAACGCCTGTGCCTGAAGAACGCTTTCTGGCGAGGTGGGAGCTCCCGTGAAGGCAGCCGCTTAGTTTCCGCTGCAGGACCCACATGCCCTGCTTCTCCTTTTGGGG ATTCAGGACCTCATTCGGTTCCCATGAGGAACAGCAGCTGCGTCCCAAGTGAAATCACAGAGAAGACAAAG GTTAACATGGCTGCAGCACAGCGTCATCACTGCTCAGCATTGCCCTGCTCACCCTACCTCATGGCTGACCCTTCAGGACCACTGATGGCTTGCCCGTCACCTCCTCCATCTGGGTGTCATCTGGGAGCTCCACCATTCCCATCAGCTAAAGGTGTTCTGGGACCTCTGATAACTCCTCAACTCCAGTGTCCACTAGGACCTCTGCCAGCTTCGTCAGATGGTGAGTTTTCGAGACCACAGACACCTACACCCGCATGTCTTCTGGCTGCTTTACCACCTTCTTCAGCCAATGATTTTCTGAGCTTATACACAATTCCACCTGAGTGTCTATGCACACCTCTGCCAGCTTCGTCAGATGATGAGTTCTCGAGACCACAGACACCTACACCTGAATGTCTTCTGGCAGCTTTACCACCTTCTTCAGCCAATGATTTCCTCGGCTTATACACAATTCCACCTGAGTGTCTATGCACGCCTCTGCCAGCTTCGTCAGATGATGAGTTCTCGAGACCACAGACACCTACACCTGAATGTCTTCTGGCAGCTTTACCACCTTCTTCAGCCAATGATTTCCTCGGCTTATACACAATTCCACCTGAGTGTCTATGCACGCCTCTGCCAGCTTCGTCAGATGATGAGTTCTCGAGACCACAGACACCTACACCTGAATGTCTTCTGGCAGCTTTACCACCTTCTTCAGCCAATGATTTCCTCGGCTTATACACAATTCCACCTGAGTGTCTATGCACGCCTCTGCCAGCTTCGTCAGATGATGAGTTCTCGAGACCACAGACACCTACTCCTGAGTGTCTTCTAGCTTCTTTACCACCTTCTTCAGCCAATGATTTTCTCGGCTTATACACAATTCCACCTGAGTGTCTATGCACGCCTCTGCCAGCTTCGTCCGATGATGAGTTTTAG
- the LOC108594050 gene encoding uncharacterized protein LOC108594050 isoform X7, whose amino-acid sequence MRLRLKKKTQPRLTMRNPGSSGRKEPPRSRDRELAGKTRNQEAKNLDIPALRQEKQRHCIFRMPKHTTSHANNMRQAISFPPDYLYPWHGFLGVLWMLLTIVFLGVSTVGLFLRKITFCRCAQALDRELAESKAAYKRHRWRMRKKKRVPGRHMSEEPAQKRLCLKNAFWRDSGPHSVPMRNSSCVPSEITEKTKVNMAAAQRHHCSALPCSPYLMADPSGPLMACPSPPPSGCHLGAPPFPSAKGVLGPLITPQLQCPLGPLPASSDGEFSRPQTPTPACLLAALPPSSANDFLSLYTIPPECLCTPLPASSDDEFSRPQTPTPECLLAALPPSSANDFLGLYTIPPECLCTPLPASSDDEFSRPQTPTPECLLAALPPSSANDFLGLYTIPPECLCTPLPASSDDEFSRPQTPTPECLLAALPPSSANDFLGLYTIPPECLCTPLPASSDDEFSRPQTPTPECLLASLPPSSANDFLGLYTIPPECLCTPLPASSDDEF is encoded by the exons atgagactccgtctcaaaaaaaagacacag CCAAGACTGACCATGAGAAACCCTGGAAGCTCAGGAAGGAAGGAGCCACCCAGGAGCAGGGACAGGGAGCTGGCGGGGAAGACCAGAAATCAG GAAGCAAAAAATTTGGATATCCCTGCTTTAcgtcaagaaaaacaaagacactgTATCTTTAGAATGCCTAAACACACTACCAGCCATGCAAATAACATGAGACAG GCCATCAGTTTTCCACCTGATTATCTGTATCCTTGGCATGGCTTTCTTGGCGTTCTGTGGATGCTTTTAACTATTGTGTTTCTGGGAGTTTCTACCGTTGGCCTTTTCCTCCGAAAAATTACCTTCTGT CGCTGTGCTCAAGCCTTGGACAGGGAGCTGGCAGAGAGCAAGGCTGCCTACAAGCGGCACAG atggagaatgaggaaaaagaagagagtgCCAGGGAGACACATGAGTGAGGAGCCAGCCCAGAAACGCCTGTGCCTGAAGAACGCTTTCTGGCGAG ATTCAGGACCTCATTCGGTTCCCATGAGGAACAGCAGCTGCGTCCCAAGTGAAATCACAGAGAAGACAAAG GTTAACATGGCTGCAGCACAGCGTCATCACTGCTCAGCATTGCCCTGCTCACCCTACCTCATGGCTGACCCTTCAGGACCACTGATGGCTTGCCCGTCACCTCCTCCATCTGGGTGTCATCTGGGAGCTCCACCATTCCCATCAGCTAAAGGTGTTCTGGGACCTCTGATAACTCCTCAACTCCAGTGTCCACTAGGACCTCTGCCAGCTTCGTCAGATGGTGAGTTTTCGAGACCACAGACACCTACACCCGCATGTCTTCTGGCTGCTTTACCACCTTCTTCAGCCAATGATTTTCTGAGCTTATACACAATTCCACCTGAGTGTCTATGCACACCTCTGCCAGCTTCGTCAGATGATGAGTTCTCGAGACCACAGACACCTACACCTGAATGTCTTCTGGCAGCTTTACCACCTTCTTCAGCCAATGATTTCCTCGGCTTATACACAATTCCACCTGAGTGTCTATGCACGCCTCTGCCAGCTTCGTCAGATGATGAGTTCTCGAGACCACAGACACCTACACCTGAATGTCTTCTGGCAGCTTTACCACCTTCTTCAGCCAATGATTTCCTCGGCTTATACACAATTCCACCTGAGTGTCTATGCACGCCTCTGCCAGCTTCGTCAGATGATGAGTTCTCGAGACCACAGACACCTACACCTGAATGTCTTCTGGCAGCTTTACCACCTTCTTCAGCCAATGATTTCCTCGGCTTATACACAATTCCACCTGAGTGTCTATGCACGCCTCTGCCAGCTTCGTCAGATGATGAGTTCTCGAGACCACAGACACCTACTCCTGAGTGTCTTCTAGCTTCTTTACCACCTTCTTCAGCCAATGATTTTCTCGGCTTATACACAATTCCACCTGAGTGTCTATGCACGCCTCTGCCAGCTTCGTCCGATGATGAGTTTTAG
- the LOC108594050 gene encoding uncharacterized protein LOC108594050 isoform X3: MRVPWLLFWLLLLGFPSHQSTPEAKNLDIPALRQEKQRHCIFRMPKHTTSHANNMRQAISFPPDYLYPWHGFLGVLWMLLTIVFLGVSTVGLFLRKITFCRCAQALDRELAESKAAYKRHRWRMRKKKRVPGRHMSEEPAQKRLCLKNAFWRGGSSREGSRLVSAAGPTCPASPFGDSGPHSVPMRNSSCVPSEITEKTKQVNMAAAQRHHCSALPCSPYLMADPSGPLMACPSPPPSGCHLGAPPFPSAKGVLGPLITPQLQCPLGPLPASSDGEFSRPQTPTPACLLAALPPSSANDFLSLYTIPPECLCTPLPASSDDEFSRPQTPTPECLLAALPPSSANDFLGLYTIPPECLCTPLPASSDDEFSRPQTPTPECLLAALPPSSANDFLGLYTIPPECLCTPLPASSDDEFSRPQTPTPECLLAALPPSSANDFLGLYTIPPECLCTPLPASSDDEFSRPQTPTPECLLASLPPSSANDFLGLYTIPPECLCTPLPASSDDEF, encoded by the exons ATGCGGGTGCCGTGGCTGCTCTTTTGGCTCCTCCTGCTGGGGTTTCCCAGCCATCAATCCACCCCT GAAGCAAAAAATTTGGATATCCCTGCTTTAcgtcaagaaaaacaaagacactgTATCTTTAGAATGCCTAAACACACTACCAGCCATGCAAATAACATGAGACAG GCCATCAGTTTTCCACCTGATTATCTGTATCCTTGGCATGGCTTTCTTGGCGTTCTGTGGATGCTTTTAACTATTGTGTTTCTGGGAGTTTCTACCGTTGGCCTTTTCCTCCGAAAAATTACCTTCTGT CGCTGTGCTCAAGCCTTGGACAGGGAGCTGGCAGAGAGCAAGGCTGCCTACAAGCGGCACAG atggagaatgaggaaaaagaagagagtgCCAGGGAGACACATGAGTGAGGAGCCAGCCCAGAAACGCCTGTGCCTGAAGAACGCTTTCTGGCGAGGTGGGAGCTCCCGTGAAGGCAGCCGCTTAGTTTCCGCTGCAGGACCCACATGCCCTGCTTCTCCTTTTGGGG ATTCAGGACCTCATTCGGTTCCCATGAGGAACAGCAGCTGCGTCCCAAGTGAAATCACAGAGAAGACAAAG CAGGTTAACATGGCTGCAGCACAGCGTCATCACTGCTCAGCATTGCCCTGCTCACCCTACCTCATGGCTGACCCTTCAGGACCACTGATGGCTTGCCCGTCACCTCCTCCATCTGGGTGTCATCTGGGAGCTCCACCATTCCCATCAGCTAAAGGTGTTCTGGGACCTCTGATAACTCCTCAACTCCAGTGTCCACTAGGACCTCTGCCAGCTTCGTCAGATGGTGAGTTTTCGAGACCACAGACACCTACACCCGCATGTCTTCTGGCTGCTTTACCACCTTCTTCAGCCAATGATTTTCTGAGCTTATACACAATTCCACCTGAGTGTCTATGCACACCTCTGCCAGCTTCGTCAGATGATGAGTTCTCGAGACCACAGACACCTACACCTGAATGTCTTCTGGCAGCTTTACCACCTTCTTCAGCCAATGATTTCCTCGGCTTATACACAATTCCACCTGAGTGTCTATGCACGCCTCTGCCAGCTTCGTCAGATGATGAGTTCTCGAGACCACAGACACCTACACCTGAATGTCTTCTGGCAGCTTTACCACCTTCTTCAGCCAATGATTTCCTCGGCTTATACACAATTCCACCTGAGTGTCTATGCACGCCTCTGCCAGCTTCGTCAGATGATGAGTTCTCGAGACCACAGACACCTACACCTGAATGTCTTCTGGCAGCTTTACCACCTTCTTCAGCCAATGATTTCCTCGGCTTATACACAATTCCACCTGAGTGTCTATGCACGCCTCTGCCAGCTTCGTCAGATGATGAGTTCTCGAGACCACAGACACCTACTCCTGAGTGTCTTCTAGCTTCTTTACCACCTTCTTCAGCCAATGATTTTCTCGGCTTATACACAATTCCACCTGAGTGTCTATGCACGCCTCTGCCAGCTTCGTCCGATGATGAGTTTTAG